In the genome of Synechococcus sp. UW179A, the window TGAACGCAGTTCACGGACCAGCTCTTTCACATCACCTTCAGTGAGTCCGTGGCTGGACACCATCGATTCCAGACGTTTCTGAAAGTGTTCAAACACCATTTTTTCCTGCTCAGACAGCGGGCTGGAGTTGGGGTGATTGATCTCCATCACGCTTCAGAAGCCGTTAGATCCAAAAGGTAGCTGCGACAAGTGGTCGCGCCGACAACCCTGATCAGCATCTGACGTGTAAAGGTTCTTGGTATCCGCTCCCGTCAGGGATGACCGCCTCCGCCTCGGCTGAACCCGCTCCAACCTTCGTACGGCTCAACGCCCCTTTCACCGACCAGAAGCCGGGCACCTCTGGATTGCGCAAGAGCAGTGCGCAGTTTGAGCAACCGCACTATCTCGAAAGCTTTGTTGAGGCTGTGTTTCGCACTCTGCCTGGCGTGCGAGGAGGCACTTTGGTGCTCGGAGGCGACGGCCGTTACGGGAATCTGCGCGCCATCAATGTCATCCTGCGCATGGCTGCAGCCCACGGCCTGAGCAAGGTGATCATCACCAGAGATGGCATTCTCTCCACGCCGGCAGCATCCAACCTGATCCGCAAGCGAGGGGCCATCGGAGGGATCATCCTCTCGGCCAGTCACAATCCAGGCGGCCCCAATGGTGACTTTGGAGTGAAGGTGAATGGAGCCAACGGCGGCCCCACGCCGGGATCCTTCACCGATGCAGTGTTCGAGTGCACCAAATCGCTGGAACAGTACGCCACGCTTGAAGCTCTCGATCTGAATCTCGACACTCCAGGAACGCACAGCATCGGTGCCATGGAGGTCGAAATCATTGATGGGGTCGATGACTTTGTGGCCTTGATGCAGCAACTGTTCGATTTCGATCAGATCAGCACTCTCCTGCGCAGCGATTTCCCACTGGCCTTTGACGCCATGCATGCCGTCACAGGTCCCTATGCCAAACGTGTCTTCGAGGATCTGCTGGGAGCACCAGCAGGCAGCGTGCGCAATGGCATTCCACTTGAGGATTTCGGCGGCGGCCATCCTGATCCCAACCTCACTTACGCCCACGAACTGGCCGATCTTCTCCTAAAGGGAGACAACTACCGCTTTGGTGCAGCCTGCGACGGTGACGGCGACCGCAACATGATCCTTGGTCATCACTGTTTCGTGAATCCGAGCGACAGCCTGGCCGTGCTGACCGCTAACGCCACGCTGGCACCGGCCTACGCCGCTGGACTGGCAGGGGTCGCGCGCTCAATGCCGACCAGCTCCGCTGTTGATGTGGTGGCGAAGCAGCTGGGCATTGAATGCTTCGAGACACCCACAGGCTGGAAGTTTTTCGGGAATCTGCTGGATGCCGGCCGCATCACTCTCTGCGGCGAAGAAAGTTTCGGCACAGGTAGCAACCACGTTCGTGAAAAAGACGGTCTCTGGGCCGTGCTGTTCTGGTTGCAGATCCTCGCGGTACGTCGTTGCAGCGTGGCGGAAATCATGAGCAACCACTGGAATCAATTCGGGCGTCACTACTACTCACGTCACGATTACGAAGCGGTGCCGAGCGAGGCCGCCCATGGCCTCTATGACCGGCTTGAAGGTCTTCTTCCTGGGCTTGTGGGTCAGACCTTCGCCGGTCGCAGCATCCGTTGTGCTGACAATTTCAGTTACACGGACCCTGTGGACCAGTCGGTGACTCAGGGTCAAGGGCTGCGCATTCTTTTGGAGGACGGCAGTCGCGTTGTCGTGCGCCTCTCCGGCACCGGCACCAAGGGCGCCACCATCCGGGTCTACCTGGAAAGCTATGTCCCGAGCAGTGGTGATCTCCATCAGGATCCTCAGATCGCCTTGGCAGACATGATCAGCAGCATCAACTCCCTAGCGGAGATTCAGCAGCGGACGGGTATGGCGCGCCCCACAGTGATCACCTGAGTACCGCTCGCTCAGCTGACAGAGTCGGCCCAGATTGAAAGGGGCAAAATGAATCTCAGCGTCGCCGCTGTCCCCGCAGGGTCTTCTTGT includes:
- a CDS encoding alpha-D-glucose phosphate-specific phosphoglucomutase, whose protein sequence is MTASASAEPAPTFVRLNAPFTDQKPGTSGLRKSSAQFEQPHYLESFVEAVFRTLPGVRGGTLVLGGDGRYGNLRAINVILRMAAAHGLSKVIITRDGILSTPAASNLIRKRGAIGGIILSASHNPGGPNGDFGVKVNGANGGPTPGSFTDAVFECTKSLEQYATLEALDLNLDTPGTHSIGAMEVEIIDGVDDFVALMQQLFDFDQISTLLRSDFPLAFDAMHAVTGPYAKRVFEDLLGAPAGSVRNGIPLEDFGGGHPDPNLTYAHELADLLLKGDNYRFGAACDGDGDRNMILGHHCFVNPSDSLAVLTANATLAPAYAAGLAGVARSMPTSSAVDVVAKQLGIECFETPTGWKFFGNLLDAGRITLCGEESFGTGSNHVREKDGLWAVLFWLQILAVRRCSVAEIMSNHWNQFGRHYYSRHDYEAVPSEAAHGLYDRLEGLLPGLVGQTFAGRSIRCADNFSYTDPVDQSVTQGQGLRILLEDGSRVVVRLSGTGTKGATIRVYLESYVPSSGDLHQDPQIALADMISSINSLAEIQQRTGMARPTVIT